From one Xiphophorus hellerii strain 12219 chromosome 18, Xiphophorus_hellerii-4.1, whole genome shotgun sequence genomic stretch:
- the LOC116737266 gene encoding uncharacterized protein LOC116737266, with protein MICIIREVCLQMSSGPWTEFVGNDVEGLPKQGLSNNCGMFVVMYALYFVMGASFDFSENDMMTIRRWWSLTLLTNFPVKSREELQKERKRKKVEEREKCETLFADDHNYAKATEAQIEVQSIPPILQMPLIVLEAILQEVILAQGDTAYLTLALTCKSFEAIVSDPVFRKKTHFAWLDGEINWENFSESFKAENRIPFAVIQCSSCNRQYKDSVGFTGHGRRGEFPRYYCDGIPGHCPECQY; from the exons ATGATTTGCATCATCAGAGAAGTCTGTCTTCAGATGTCATCTGGTCCATGGACAGAATTTGTTGGCAACGATGTTGAG GGATTGCCGAAACAAGGACTGTCCAACAACTGTGGAATGTTTGTAGTGATG TATGCACTGTACTTTGTGATGGGAGCATCATTTGATTTCAGCGAg AATGATATGATGACAATACGAAGATGGTGGTCTCTCACTCTCTTGACAAACTTCCCTGTGAA GTCCAGAGAAGAACTGCAAAAGGAGAGAAAGCGGAAAAAAGTTGAGGAAAGGGAAAAATGTGAG ACTCTGTTTGCTGATGACCACAACTATGCCAAAGCAACCGAGGCACAAATTGag GTACAAAGTATACCGCCAATCTTACAG ATGCCTTTGATTGTCCTGGAAGCTATTCTCCAGGAGGTAATACTGGCACAGGGAGACACAGCTTACCTCACGTTGGCATTGACATGCAAGTCCTTTGAAGCCATTGTGTCTGACCCAGtgttcaggaagaagactcactttgcttggttggatg gtgagatcaactgggaAAATTTTTCTGAatcattcaaggcagaaaacaggattccttttgcggttaTCCAATGTTCTTCCTGTAACCGGCAGTATAAAGACTCTGTGGGCTTCACCGGGcatggaagacgaggagagttcCCTCGTTACTATTgtgatggcatacctggacaCTGCCCTGAATGCCAGTACTAA